CTAAACCCGGTGGTCATATCTTGATTATGACACACGTTATATGGATCCCTATCCATTACTGAATCAATCATGTTTGGGAATGGTATTTTTGGTATTAATCTGGTAGGCGATGATATATCTCTACTGTGCAGTGGCAGTTTGTTCTTTTGCAGCCTGTGGGAAGCATCATTGTTAGAGTTTAGGGACCTATAGCTAGGAGCCCTAGGCAACGGAGCACGTTCGTCATCAAGATTTACGTCCTCTGCAACACTCATCAAGCTGTTAACACTGCATGCTCTTGCCCTAAAGCTCGTTGATGCAGATGCTGAGCGGTTTACACGCGTCTGCTTCTTTTCTTCGGGCATAAATAAATGTTTGAGTCGGTTGCCTATGCTTGTTGTAGACGACTCCGAGTCACTCGATCTAATACTGAACGTATCAGTGAGAGAAAAAGCTTCCCCTGATGTGGGCGATGGAAACGACATTGTACTTCCACCTTGCGAAGCATTGTCGCGTATCAACCCTAGCTCCAACTCCTCAATCAATGCACTCTCAGCTCCCAAATCTAAACGACCAAAAATCGGATGGCGGCTCAGCGAGCCCAATGAAACCATCGGATCTCTATTCCAATTGGACCTGCCACTGCGGTGGCTTCTGTAGTTGTGTCTACGTCGCCTGGGAACGGTCCTGTATGCCGGCATTTCTCTTTGATCCAGATCAAGCGAGACACCAATCCCAATATCCAAATACACGTGCCACATTATAAGGTCGTCAACATTGGAGAAGCTAACAAGAAATTGCTCGGTTTCACAACGAAGCCTCAACACGTAAGGCTTTTTCGTATAGTCAGTAGGCATTCCAACCTTGGAGTATTGTAAAGTATACGAAGCATGCAATTTTTCCGGGGTCAGGTACTGCCCTCGGTCCTTTTTGACTTTTGCACTTATATGTGCGCCTGTTTCAGCATCCATTCGGATGGGTTCCTTACCTAAATGCAACGAAAAAAAGCTACCACACTTAGTTAACGTTGATAGCGTTATTGCACTACCTTCGGGTTTGTTTAGTGCATCAGGCTTGGCTCGTTTACATTCCTTCGTTAGAGAAGCGTCAATATCGTAAAAATTCAGCTGCGTGGAGTTGATCTCCATCACATAGTATCTCCACGTCCTTGATATGCAAGGTTCGTAAGGTGTAAGCCACTCCTGCTTTACTGAAACAACAACCACATCATACACCGCAGGTGTATAACTAGGCAGTATATTATCTTCCTCCTGCTCAAATATTGGATAAGTTATCCGAGTATTAGGGTTCACAGCTGTATAGGACGGCGCTTGTGCTGGCACCGGGTCTCTCCACATCATGACGTCTTTCATTGGATCATAAGATGAATCATAACTATATTCAACCCCGCACAAACTATCCTTACCACCTATACCTGATCCCCGCGGAACTTCCTCTGAAGCACAGTTCTCACGAAATACATCAGCCCTCTGCATATGGCTGCAGTTATCACTTGTAGACGTAGATTGGCCACTCCTGACATCAAATAGTGCCATATTAGTCTCTTCAACTGAAGAAGTGCTCGTACTGGACGGAACCGAGACGAACTTTCGTATTAATGCCGATTGGCCACTCATAACCTCAAATTGCTGGCTTAAATCTAACTCTGAAGACGGCATTTTTGGTAAGAGTGATATCCAAGTTCTCTGAATGGTAGTAACGTATATCAAGAGGGGAGGAGGCCTTTTTAGCACTGGGCCTTCCCTCTTAGTTGATCAAATATTGGCTTATGTACATAAAATAAGCAAAGATTATCAACACGGAAAACTACGGTATTAAGGGGTAGAGATTATTTAAGAACAACAAAGATTTAATAAGCGGTGTTGTCCTTGCTATTTTTAGAGTCTAGACATTCAATTGGCCTGATAGTCAACTATGGGACGTTCTCGGCCATCAGATGTGTGTATATATCATTGTGTGTACATTGTTGGCGTATATAGAAGTCATGAAACATGAAAAGATGAGTGTGTCATTTCAAAAAGTTGTGTGCTGGTCCAGCACGTTGCATTGCTGGTCCAGCAGCAGTTGCATTGGTAAGCATCTTTAACGTAGCGTAGAATGGATACCAGCTTCTTGTTATAAGGATGTAGCTTTGAGGCATACTTTACATTAAGGAGGATATGGAGAAAGAATCAATACGCTGCTTGAGCTACATCAGATAGACGCCACTAAAAGGTAATTTTTCCGCGGCTGAAAAGAATGTGGAGGCAGCTGATGTTTTAGATTCGACGCGCTGTAAATCCCTAGAATAAACCCTCGGTGTTGCGGTATATCTGGTTAATGATTCTTTCGACGCCCTTGTACCGCTTGACAACTGTCATGCCGAAACAAAGAgtaaagaagaaggctgCAAAGCAGAGATAGGAGCTTGTCATTAATCCGTAGGTTAGGTAGAGAGAGATAGCACTCAGTCTGACAAACAAGGTGTACAGACGCGCTGTCCAGTTGACATTGCCTATCATGGCGCTCATGGCAGAGTACACGTTGCGGGTGTAGAACACCACAATGTTATGGAATTTGACCAAAAGCCCTAGGCTGTCTGTGTAGAGTAGTAGGGACTTGTTTTGAGCATCTACAACTGCGATGCGCTTCATATACTGCAGTATATCCACGTAGAAGTCGTATTCACTGAATGTAAGCTCGCTGAACAGCGCCCTGAGTATGTTAAATAGAGAGAAAGGAAATAGCAGCGCGATTAGTATATGATCTAGGACTATTAGGTTCCTTAGCAGCGTCCTGAGTTGGGGGCGACGGCCTATAAAAGCTGGCCATTCTTCTTCAGGGTCATTGTCCGGGTTAACATGGCCAGTGGTTTGACTACTGCGACGACCACTCCCCAGTATTTCGCTACGCTCATGCTCTCGCTGTAGAGCCTCCAGTAGCAACATCTGGATGCTCATGCCGCTATTGTTCTCCAGCGTGGAATGTGGTTCATGCGATTCTTGGAAAATTCGTTCATAAAGGTCTGTGTCCTCGCTATCACTAACTTCTTCACGAGAGGAAATGGATAAGTCTGTAGGAGTCATCATTATCGGCACCCAGAATAGTATAGGCTCCTATATATTCACTTCTGTCTTGCTATAGAGTAGCGTTATGTTGTTTTGTGTGGGGGTTAGTTTTACAAGTTACATCGTACAATAGAAAAACACCACCCATAATAAAATGACAAGTCGAACAGTCATTGCAACACAAACACACTCGTTCAAGAGCCATGATGGGGGTCTACTGTTACATATTACTACTCATTAGCCTGGCAACTGAGGCTCTTGCAAACACAGAGTCCTTTAACCTCTATATACCCAGTGATTTCCCACTACGGGCTGATAATAAGGGACCTGGAATCTCTCACGGGTTTCCCTCTATTTCACTACATAAAGTCAACCATAGGCTTGAGACATTCAATGTGCCACTAGATGAGATGTTCTATGTACAGGTAGACGGCCTGAGGCATAACGAGAACTACCACATACGGGTTTGTTGGACTGCGGCGGACCCTCTGGACATTAAGAACTTAGGATATCTCATAGTACCTCATCACTCGGAGTTTATGGGCACCGAGGCAGAGGACGCCCGGATCTTTTTGCATTTCCTAGCCTCCCCTGCCTCGGAGCCTCCCATGAAGGCCGCGATGATACCGGTCAACGTGTCTGTAGTGAATACGAAGCTGGGAATTCCGGTGGACCTATACTCGCTGCTCGTCTACATTTTCGTCATAATGGGTGGCGTGATGATTGCAGTACGGCACTTCGATCCTTATCGCATGTTGAAGGAAGCGTGCTGAGGCGTGCTGGTTGGCAGCAACGGCCGGAAGAATTAGTCAATTGGCCTCTGCAGCCACCAGTACGGCTCCAAACCCTGCCCTCATATCCTACCCCAAATCTAGGTCTCGTTAGCACCCGCTTCCGTTCTGTGGAACCTTTACAGCCGCCTGGTAACGAACGTGATGAGGTCACGTGACCAAACAAAATCTCAAAGGGGTGTCCTGGAGATGTAACAAAACTCAACTATCAAAATTCCAAGACCTAGCGATTCCAACTTACATCTCGTCCAAAGGCTCGTTCAGCAATCAGTTGTCATCGTTGCAATGAGTAATGATCTATCTCCTACTAGCAGTCGGCCTGATGTGCAAGAAGAGGTAGACTTGTCGTCTTTAACGCCTCAAGAACAGAAGTTGTACAAAATGTACGGCAAGATGCCTAGTAAGAAGGATTTGTTCAAGCACAAACTACATGAAAGGAAGTACTTTGATAGTGGAGACTACGCTTTAAGCAAAGCTGGTGTTAAAAGTGGTGACTTGGAGTCTGATTCTGTCGGTAATTCTCACCTCCCGGTTACAAATCCCTCAGGATTAAGAGAATCCATAATCCGCAGGCGTATGTCGAACAGCGCATCAGGCGCAGACCCCCAACACTCCAATCGGCAAAGCAGTATATCCTCCGGACCCCCACCCAGGTCGCCCAATAAGTGATTAACGCAGTAACGGATAACATTTCagtatatatatatatgcatgcatcaaatatatatatatacttaTATAAGGTAGATATGGGTATCAGACTATATAATAGATCTTTCCATGGGTAGAGTGAATCCTAGATATTTGATATAACTTGCTACATGCTTTGAATGATATGCTGTGCCCTTAACTCAACGCTGGTACAAGAACCTGCCTAGTTTTCCGAAGAATAGTAACCCTAGGAAGTAAAAGTCAATAAAATACAGCAGTTGGGATAAATCAACAATCTCGGCGTAGCTTGTAATGGCCGTGATGAGGCCCATAGTAAATCCTAGCAGTAACACAGACAACGAACCATCGAAAAATAGCCAAAGAACTCCATCCAATAGAAACCAAGCTACGCTAGCTTGGAGCGAAGAAGACCATTCGACCCTCCGTATACCGAACGCAACGCCAAGAATAGCATTGACTGATCTCAAAACTCCGGAAAGGCTTACCTTCGCAACTTTCACCCCCCTCCAGTAATCCAGTACAGGTAGCATCGAACCAAATATAATTCCTTCAAGCGCATATCCTGCCCAGGTCGGGAAAAGACCGAAACTAAGCTGCTGGCACAACTTTACACCCAATACAAGCGGCCTTGAGGTGAACTCCTCGTGTAGAAGGTGGTTATCATGCAGGTTTTTGCTTAATTCATGGTATGCAATCCCTGAAATGCCCAATATTGACAAAGATATCACAAAGTTAAAGAACTTCTTATACCTCTTCCGTGAAGTAACACCAGCAGTAAACACTGATTCATCAACTATTTTACCTGCAGACTTCTTAGCCTCTTCGTAGATTTCCGTATCCTCGCTTTCCACAATTTCCTCATCATATATACTAAATAATTGCGGTCTAGTTAACATACTCATGGAGTCTGTACTAGGAACCAGCACTATATTCCCCCTGCCTTTGCCATTCATTGTGCTCGTATCGCCATTGGGTTGTTGTTTAGTTGCCATTATTAACAACCTCTAGAATACTAGTTGATCAAGATATAGTCTCTATCTTGAGCCGTGTAGTCTCCTTTTATTGCTGATTAATTCTTTAGAGATGTTTTATTTAATTACGAAACTTGTATATtgaattttattttacaTGGAACTATAAGTGCAAGATACAAATATAAATAAAGATCAGGTACTAAGTTGATCCTTTAGTGTTCGACCGGACTATTTATGATCTTTAGAGTAATGGTATTAGATGGAACAAGCGGTAAAGGATAATCACCCCCACATATCGAAGCTTGCAGTTCTCCAACGGAAGCCAGAGAAGGAATATGCTTTAGGGATCCTAAGGGACATTGCCAAAAGGGTTTCATACCTTATGCGGGAGGAGGGATTAAAAGTCGCACAGCTGGTCGAGTTTTATCCGAAAGATAAGCGTTTATTGGGTATGAATGTGAATTACGGGGCTAAAATCATGCTCAGGTTGCGTGATCCATGGGATGAGGCTAGGTTCCTTTCGAGGGAAGCGGTGCTAGGAACAATGCTACACGAGCTGACGCATAACGTTTTTGGTCCGCATGACAGTAAATTTTATGCTAAGTTGGACGAGTTAAGAGGGAGGCAATGGACAATAGAACAGAAGGGACTATTCGATAGCTTTGTTGGGAAAGGTCGACGCTTGGGTTCGAGGCCAAGAAGCCATGCACCGGCAATGGGCAGGAGGCTAGGGTGCGGCCTTGGCGGGCTTCCTGTCGGCCGGAGTTCTCCTAGGGAAATGGCGGCGCAGGCGGCAGAGAAGCGTGCTGCTGATAATAAGTGGTGCGGCGATGCAGTAAGAGATGTAGATGCTGGTCCTGTTGGTAACGATTTA
The Eremothecium sinecaudum strain ATCC 58844 chromosome II, complete sequence DNA segment above includes these coding regions:
- a CDS encoding HBR481Cp (Syntenic homolog of Ashbya gossypii AFR049W; Syntenic homolog of Saccharomyces cerevisiae YNL144C and YHR131C), with the translated sequence MPSSELDLSQQFEVMSGQSALIRKFVSVPSSTSTSSVEETNMALFDVRSGQSTSTSDNCSHMQRADVFRENCASEEVPRGSGIGGKDSLCGVEYSYDSSYDPMKDVMMWRDPVPAQAPSYTAVNPNTRITYPIFEQEEDNILPSYTPAVYDVVVVSVKQEWLTPYEPCISRTWRYYVMEINSTQLNFYDIDASLTKECKRAKPDALNKPEGSAITLSTLTKCGSFFSLHLGKEPIRMDAETGAHISAKVKKDRGQYLTPEKLHASYTLQYSKVGMPTDYTKKPYVLRLRCETEQFLVSFSNVDDLIMWHVYLDIGIGVSLDLDQREMPAYRTVPRRRRHNYRSHRSGRSNWNRDPMVSLGSLSRHPIFGRLDLGAESALIEELELGLIRDNASQGGSTMSFPSPTSGEAFSLTDTFSIRSSDSESSTTSIGNRLKHLFMPEEKKQTRVNRSASASTSFRARACSVNSLMSVAEDVNLDDERAPLPRAPSYRSLNSNNDASHRLQKNKLPLHSRDISSPTRLIPKIPFPNMIDSVMDRDPYNVCHNQDMTTGFSGSANTFPASLETNAEIGIENEALSMHSNGNRPENPRTSVYAEEDIDENSEDEFIFGSSASYYAMSAAHQLRYRNSSGSFASNLHYIRYERDDGIMKWEPPKKQVSRKKYIRDSLRCIKPLCEDEEWLGDVLVYSHNTNKSQHNYKRTGSFRRKNKGSWCDRNEDAINPSNRQLKACIVGPHSLIDFENSLA
- the ASI2 gene encoding Asi2p (Syntenic homolog of Ashbya gossypii AFR047W; Syntenic homolog of Saccharomyces cerevisiae YNL159C (ASI2)); this encodes MMTPTDLSISSREEVSDSEDTDLYERIFQESHEPHSTLENNSGMSIQMLLLEALQREHERSEILGSGRRSSQTTGHVNPDNDPEEEWPAFIGRRPQLRTLLRNLIVLDHILIALLFPFSLFNILRALFSELTFSEYDFYVDILQYMKRIAVVDAQNKSLLLYTDSLGLLVKFHNIVVFYTRNVYSAMSAMIGNVNWTARLYTLFVRLSAISLYLTYGLMTSSYLCFAAFFFTLCFGMTVVKRYKGVERIINQIYRNTEGLF
- the PGA1 gene encoding Pga1p (Syntenic homolog of Ashbya gossypii AFR046C; Syntenic homolog of Saccharomyces cerevisiae YNL158W (PGA1)), with product MMGVYCYILLLISLATEALANTESFNLYIPSDFPLRADNKGPGISHGFPSISLHKVNHRLETFNVPLDEMFYVQVDGLRHNENYHIRVCWTAADPLDIKNLGYLIVPHHSEFMGTEAEDARIFLHFLASPASEPPMKAAMIPVNVSVVNTKLGIPVDLYSLLVYIFVIMGGVMIAVRHFDPYRMLKEAC
- a CDS encoding endosulfine family protein (Syntenic homolog of Ashbya gossypii AFR044C; Syntenic homolog of Saccharomyces cerevisiae YHR132W-A (IGO2) and YNL157W (IGO1)), translating into MSNDLSPTSSRPDVQEEVDLSSLTPQEQKLYKMYGKMPSKKDLFKHKLHERKYFDSGDYALSKAGVKSGDLESDSVGNSHLPVTNPSGLRESIIRRRMSNSASGADPQHSNRQSSISSGPPPRSPNK
- a CDS encoding HBR485Cp (Syntenic homolog of Ashbya gossypii AFR043W; Syntenic homolog of Saccharomyces cerevisiae YNL156C (NSG2) and YHR133C (NSG1)) codes for the protein MATKQQPNGDTSTMNGKGRGNIVLVPSTDSMSMLTRPQLFSIYDEEIVESEDTEIYEEAKKSAGKIVDESVFTAGVTSRKRYKKFFNFVISLSILGISGIAYHELSKNLHDNHLLHEEFTSRPLVLGVKLCQQLSFGLFPTWAGYALEGIIFGSMLPVLDYWRGVKVAKVSLSGVLRSVNAILGVAFGIRRVEWSSSLQASVAWFLLDGVLWLFFDGSLSVLLLGFTMGLITAITSYAEIVDLSQLLYFIDFYFLGLLFFGKLGRFLYQR
- the WSS1 gene encoding metalloendopeptidase WSS1 (Syntenic homolog of Ashbya gossypii AFR042C; Syntenic homolog of Saccharomyces cerevisiae YHR134W (WSS1)), translating into MEQAVKDNHPHISKLAVLQRKPEKEYALGILRDIAKRVSYLMREEGLKVAQLVEFYPKDKRLLGMNVNYGAKIMLRLRDPWDEARFLSREAVLGTMLHELTHNVFGPHDSKFYAKLDELRGRQWTIEQKGLFDSFVGKGRRLGSRPRSHAPAMGRRLGCGLGGLPVGRSSPREMAAQAAEKRAADNKWCGDAVRDVDAGPVGNDLEFIVIDDDEEGATSLVTARQEDMVNGRPIVKKVIEIIEIQDEHETCGNAAASTVIDLTK